A single region of the Brachypodium distachyon strain Bd21 chromosome 3, Brachypodium_distachyon_v3.0, whole genome shotgun sequence genome encodes:
- the LOC100835656 gene encoding casein kinase 1 isoform X2 → MEHVIGGKFKLGRKIGSGSFGELYLGVNIQNSEEVAIKLESVKSRHPQLHYESKLYMLMQGGTGIPHLKWFGVDGEYNVMVIDLLGPSLEDLFNYCNRKFTLKTVLMLADQMISRVEYMHSRGFLHRDIKPDNFLMGLGRKASQVYVIDYGLAKKYRDLQTHKHIPYRENKNLTGTARYASVNTHLGVEQSRRDDLESLGYVLMYFLRGSLPWQGLKAGTKKQKYDKISEKKMLTPVEVLCKSYPSEFVSYFHYCRSLRFEDKPDYTYLKKLFRDLFTREVYQFDYIYDWTVSRQVAENNRLRPSGRTGGLVGPSAERAERTAVDTFARRTGSGSGHHGENTKHRTLLDSLLAPKMAVDLDKRRPASSRNGSTSRKALLSSSRPSSGEPSDPTRTSHLIPTSSGGSRPSTTQRLHQSTGLETRSSSLSKTARNVHDDPTIRTFERLTISADRRK, encoded by the exons GCGTGAACATACAGAACAGCGAGGAGGTGGCTATCAAGTTG GAGTCTGTTAAATCAAGGCATCCTCAGCTTCATTATGAGTCAAAACTATACATGCTTATGCAAGGGGGGA CTGGAATTCCTCATCTGAAGTGGTTTGGAGTAGACGGGGAGTACAATGTCATGGTCATTGATCTTCTTGGTCCAAGTCTGGAGGACTTATTCAATTACTGCAACAGAAAATTCACTCTTAAAACAGTACTTATGCTTGCTGATCAGATG ATTTCAAGGGTAGAGTACATGCACTCGAGGGGCTTTCTTCATCGTGATATAAAGCCAGACAACTTCCTTATGGGTTTAGGCCGTAAAGCAAGCCAG GTCTATGTTATTGACTATGGCCTTGCAAAGAAGTACCGGGACCTCCAAACTCATAAACACATACCATACAG ggaaaacaaaaatcttacAGGAACAGCACGTTATGCTAGTGTGAACACCCATCTTGGAGTCG AACAAAGCAGGAGAGATGATTTAGAATCTCTGGGTTATGTGCTGATGTATTTCTTAAGAGGAAG CCTTCCTTGGCAAGGTCTGAAAGCTGGcacaaaaaaacagaagtaTGACAAAATTagtgagaagaaaatgttaACTCCAGTTGAG GTCCTTTGTAAATCTTATCCATCGGAGTTTGTTTCATACTTCCATTACTGCCGATCTTTGCGATTTGAAGATAAACCAGACTATACCTATTTGAAGAAACTCTTCCGAGATTTATTTACCCGCGAAG TGTACCAGTTTGATTATATATATGATTGGACTGTATCAAGGCAAGTAGCGGAGAACAACAGATTGCGA CCAAGTGGAAGGACAGGCGGGTTGGTGGGACCATCTGCAGAACGGGCTGAACGGACTGCAG TTGATACATTTGCTAGAAGAACTGGTTCTGGTTCTGGCCATCATGGTGAAAACACGAAGCACAGAACTCTATTGGATTCACTGTTGGCACCCAAGATG GCTGTTGACTTGGATAAAAGAAGGCCTGCGTCATCTCGGAATGGGAGCACTTCCAGGAAGGCTCTCCTGTCAAGCAGCAGACCAAGTTCTGGGGAGCCCAGTGACCCAACTCGCACTAGCCACCTAATCCCaaccagcagcggcggcagtcGTCCATCAACCACTCAGAGGCTTCACCAATCAACTGGGCTTGAGACCAGGTCCTCGTCGTTGTCGAAAACTGCAAGAAATGTCCACGATGATCCCACTATAAGGACATTTGAACGCCTTACAATTAGTGCGGACAGGAGGAAATAA
- the LOC100836790 gene encoding RNA-binding protein 42, with the protein MSTQSISPTSASAQFAYAAAGAAAAAAPSYFPVPFHLQTAQYPTWPITAPAAATPPTYNAVYPMPQVQQAHQLFQKDSQIISPEALATVKAAIADSEIEKKVEANRKAVPRKAAGQSWEDPTLADWPENDFRLFCGDLGNEVNDDVLTKAFSKYPSFNMARVIRDKSTGKTKGYGFVSFANASDLAAALKEMNGKYVGNRPIKLRKSTWKNRIDYEALHKLKTGPQKKLKAQKRSVLHK; encoded by the exons ATGTCGACGCAGTCCATCTcgcccacctccgcctccgcgcaGTTTGCTTACGCTGCTgccggtgcggcggcggcggcggctccgtcCTACTTCCCCGTCCCCTTCCACCTCCAGACCGCGCAGTACCCCACCTGGCCGATAACGGCCCCCGCGGCCGCCACCCCGCCGACTTACAACGCCGTCTATCCCATGCCCCAGGTCCAGCAG GCACATCAGCTGTTTCAGAAAGACTCACAGATAATCAGCCCAGAAGCTCTAGCCACTGTAAAGGCTGCTATTGCAGATAGTGAAATAGAGAAGAAGGTAGAAGCAAACAGAAAGGCAGTACCACGAAAGGCGGCTGGGCAATCTTGGGAGGACCCAACGTTAGCTGATTGGCCTGAAA ACGATTTCCGTTTGTTTTGTGGTGATCTTGGAAATGAAGTGAATGATGATGTTCTTACCAAGGCGTTTTCAAAATATCCATCCTTCAATATGGCTAGG GTTATACGAGATAAGTCTACCGGTAAGACTAAAGGCTATGGCTTTGTTAGTTTTGCCAATGCTTCGGATCTTGCTGCAGCACTGAAAGAGATGAACG GTAAATACGTTGGAAATCGACCAATCAAGCTACGCAAGAGCACATGGAAGAATAGAATAGACTATGAAGCTTTGCATAAGCTGAAG ACCGGACCACAGAAGAAGCTCAAAGCACAGAAAAGAAGTGTTCTACATAAGTGA
- the LOC100842771 gene encoding uncharacterized protein LOC100842771, with product MFGSNLRIVAQYFANPPMYNDKFFRRRFRMSKNLFLRIVDKVESHDDYFRQRANAVGLLGATPVQKIVVVFRMLAYGVPADNVDDVMSLAESTMNEAFKHFVRAVVEIFGEQYLRAPTVDDTKRLFVMNKARGFPSMLGCVALEVEESSNSLERDVLRTCGWPNNDPHKICGYGTLFLVSQVL from the coding sequence ATGTTTGGTTCCAACTTGCGAATTGTGGCGCAGTATTTTGCAAATCCTCCAATGTACAATGACAAGTTCTTTAGGAGGAGGTTTAGAATGTCCAAGAATCTTTTCTTGCGCATAGTGGATAAGGTTGAGAGCCATGATGATTACTTCAGGCAGAGGGCAAATGCAGTAGGTCTTCTTGGGGCGACTCCAGTTCAGAAGATTGTTGTTGTGTTCCGCATGCTTGCATATGGTGTTCCAGCCGACAATGTTGATGATGTCATGAGCCTAGCTGAGAGCACTATGAATGAAGCATTCAAACACTTTGTGAGGGCTGTGGTTGAGATATTTGGAGAGCAATACTTGAGGGCACCCACGGTGGATGACACAAAACGTTTATTTGTTATGAACAAGGCTAGAGGGTTTCCAAGTATGCTTGGTTGTGTTGCACTGGAGGTGGAAGAATCGTCCAACAGCTTGGAAAGGGATGTACTCAGGACATGTGGATGGCCCAACAATGATCCTCACAAGATTTGTGGATATGGCACTCTTTTTTTGGTCTCCCAGGTTCTCTAA
- the LOC100835656 gene encoding casein kinase 1 isoform X1 gives MEHVIGGKFKLGRKIGSGSFGELYLGVNIQNSEEVAIKLESVKSRHPQLHYESKLYMLMQGGTGIPHLKWFGVDGEYNVMVIDLLGPSLEDLFNYCNRKFTLKTVLMLADQMISRVEYMHSRGFLHRDIKPDNFLMGLGRKASQVYVIDYGLAKKYRDLQTHKHIPYRENKNLTGTARYASVNTHLGVEQSRRDDLESLGYVLMYFLRGSLPWQGLKAGTKKQKYDKISEKKMLTPVEVLCKSYPSEFVSYFHYCRSLRFEDKPDYTYLKKLFRDLFTREVYQFDYIYDWTVSRQVAENNRLRPSGRTGGLVGPSAERAERTAARQDVPDRFSGSVDTFARRTGSGSGHHGENTKHRTLLDSLLAPKMAVDLDKRRPASSRNGSTSRKALLSSSRPSSGEPSDPTRTSHLIPTSSGGSRPSTTQRLHQSTGLETRSSSLSKTARNVHDDPTIRTFERLTISADRRK, from the exons GCGTGAACATACAGAACAGCGAGGAGGTGGCTATCAAGTTG GAGTCTGTTAAATCAAGGCATCCTCAGCTTCATTATGAGTCAAAACTATACATGCTTATGCAAGGGGGGA CTGGAATTCCTCATCTGAAGTGGTTTGGAGTAGACGGGGAGTACAATGTCATGGTCATTGATCTTCTTGGTCCAAGTCTGGAGGACTTATTCAATTACTGCAACAGAAAATTCACTCTTAAAACAGTACTTATGCTTGCTGATCAGATG ATTTCAAGGGTAGAGTACATGCACTCGAGGGGCTTTCTTCATCGTGATATAAAGCCAGACAACTTCCTTATGGGTTTAGGCCGTAAAGCAAGCCAG GTCTATGTTATTGACTATGGCCTTGCAAAGAAGTACCGGGACCTCCAAACTCATAAACACATACCATACAG ggaaaacaaaaatcttacAGGAACAGCACGTTATGCTAGTGTGAACACCCATCTTGGAGTCG AACAAAGCAGGAGAGATGATTTAGAATCTCTGGGTTATGTGCTGATGTATTTCTTAAGAGGAAG CCTTCCTTGGCAAGGTCTGAAAGCTGGcacaaaaaaacagaagtaTGACAAAATTagtgagaagaaaatgttaACTCCAGTTGAG GTCCTTTGTAAATCTTATCCATCGGAGTTTGTTTCATACTTCCATTACTGCCGATCTTTGCGATTTGAAGATAAACCAGACTATACCTATTTGAAGAAACTCTTCCGAGATTTATTTACCCGCGAAG TGTACCAGTTTGATTATATATATGATTGGACTGTATCAAGGCAAGTAGCGGAGAACAACAGATTGCGA CCAAGTGGAAGGACAGGCGGGTTGGTGGGACCATCTGCAGAACGGGCTGAACGGACTGCAG CAAGACAGGATGTTCCTGATAGATTCTCTGGTTCAGTTGATACATTTGCTAGAAGAACTGGTTCTGGTTCTGGCCATCATGGTGAAAACACGAAGCACAGAACTCTATTGGATTCACTGTTGGCACCCAAGATG GCTGTTGACTTGGATAAAAGAAGGCCTGCGTCATCTCGGAATGGGAGCACTTCCAGGAAGGCTCTCCTGTCAAGCAGCAGACCAAGTTCTGGGGAGCCCAGTGACCCAACTCGCACTAGCCACCTAATCCCaaccagcagcggcggcagtcGTCCATCAACCACTCAGAGGCTTCACCAATCAACTGGGCTTGAGACCAGGTCCTCGTCGTTGTCGAAAACTGCAAGAAATGTCCACGATGATCCCACTATAAGGACATTTGAACGCCTTACAATTAGTGCGGACAGGAGGAAATAA
- the LOC100836175 gene encoding phosphatidylinositol N-acetylglucosaminyltransferase subunit C: MKGVGNQIRCQPKWRKVAYGGRQPGYDDNHTDGSFLEEMVMNANVVKRDFLKVMIDSVSISQYLCIVALVVSTWTHTLNLAIDEITLLKFDIGLLLVGFSVLLLTTSPFSLKLLWKYVLNISFFTSGLYVLAPICHTLTRSICSDSIWALIVFLLLVHLFLHDYSGSTIRPPGALNNPKLTSNISLNASIVASVLVASRLPSWLHVFVIMLFSLQVFLFAPLVTFCIKKYSCRLHLLFSFALMVMALSVTYQLHRMLFILLLALLIFISLVCPYWLIRIQEYKFEINGPWDEAKLCFDITE, encoded by the coding sequence ATGAAGGGCGTTGGAAATCAGATCAGATGTCAACCAAAGTGGAGAAAAGTAGCATATGGGGGAAGGCAGCCAGGCTATGATGATAACCATACCGATGGCTCCTTTCTTGAGGAAATGGTTATGAATGCCAATGTTGTTAAGAGGGACTTTCTGAAAGTGATGATCGACTCAGTATCCATATCCCAGTATCTCTGCATTGTCGCTCTTGTGGTTTCAACATGGACCCAtacattaaatttggccattGATGAGATCACTCTTTTGAAATTTGATATTGGTCTTCTGCTTGTTGGGTTTTCGGTTCTGTTGCTCACAACTAGTCCATTCTCACTGAAGCTACTCTGGAAATATGTTCTCAACATATCATTCTTCACCAGTGGCCTTTATGTTTTAGCACCAATTTGCCATACCCTCACTAGGTCCATCTGTTCAGACTCAATCTGGGCACTTATTGTATTTCTTCTGTTAGTTCATCTCTTTTTGCATGACTATTCTGGTTCAACTATAAGACCTCCAGGTGCACTCAACAATCCAAAGTTGACCAGCAATATCTCCTTGAACGCATCAATAGTAGCATCTGTCCTTGTCGCTTCACGTCTGCCATCTTGGCTACATGTATTTGTAATCATGCTCTTCTCCTTGCAGGTCTTCCTGTTTGCACCACTAGTTACATTTTGTATCAAGAAGTACTCCTGTAGACTTCATTTGCTATTCTCCTTTGCTCTTATGGTCATGGCCCTGAGTGTCACATACCAGCTGCATcggatgctcttcattttgcTGCTGGCACTTCTTATTTTTATCTCACTTGTTTGCCCATACTGGCTTATAAGGATTCAGGAATACAAGTTTGAGATCAATGGCCCCTGGGATGAAGCGAAACTCTGCTTTGATATAACTGAATAG
- the LOC100836481 gene encoding glycolipid transfer protein 1, translating to MAETVFTPCLEGMKHVKSDSGVMLAKPFLDVCKQILPVLDKFGAAMAIVKSDIGGNITRLENKYSSDPSKYEHLYNMVQEEVQNKTAKGSSSCTNGLLWLTRAMDFLVELFRNLLDHQDWTMSQACTDSYSKTLKKWHGWLASSSFTVAMKLAPNRDKFMEVITGTGDIKADIEKFCTTFYPFLKENHDFLASVGLDDMKAS from the exons ATGGCAGAGACAGTGTTCACTCCCTGTTTGGAAGGGATGAAGCATGTCAAGTCGGACAGCGGGGTCATGCTCGCCAAACCCTTCCTTGATGTCTGCAAGCAAATCTTGCCTGTCTTGG ATAAATTTGGAGCTGCAATGGCAATTGTGAAGAGTGATATTGGTGGTAATATCACG AGGTTGGAAAATAAGTATTCTTCAGACCCATCAAAATATGAGCACCTGTACAACATGGTCCAAGAAGAAGTTCAAAACAAGACAGCAAAAGGTTCGTCGAGCTGCACAAATGGACTTCTGTGGCTCACAAG GGCTATGGACTTCCTCGTTGAACTATTCCGTAACCTGCTTGATCATCAAGACTGGACTATGAGTCAAGCTTGTACTGATTCATACTCAAAAACTCTGAAGAAATGGCATGGCTGGCTTGCCAGTTCTAGTTTTACG GTGGCTATGAAGCTTGCTCCCAACAGAGACAAATTTATGGAGGTCATCACGGGAACTGGCGACATCAAAGCAGATATCGAGAAGTTCTGCACGACCTTTTATCCTTTTCTCAAAGAGAATCACGACTTCCTG GCCAGTGTTGGACTTGATGACATGAAGGCTTCTTGA